From Sodalis glossinidius str. 'morsitans', the proteins below share one genomic window:
- a CDS encoding MFS transporter → MIWSVFTFFQGFVHFFANTAMMLFILRFMVGFAETPVMPANSCIVSAWFPVRERGTASAIFNISQYAALVVFNPLLGWITQEVSWEYVFIVMGVVGIVLSAVWVKTMYSPLSHPRVSQSELAYLLRAARWWRWTPRRDARKIARRS, encoded by the coding sequence GTGATCTGGTCGGTGTTTACCTTCTTTCAGGGTTTTGTCCATTTCTTCGCCAATACCGCCATGATGCTGTTTATACTACGGTTTATGGTGGGTTTCGCCGAAACGCCAGTGATGCCGGCCAATAGCTGCATCGTTTCTGCCTGGTTTCCCGTGCGGGAGCGCGGCACCGCCTCAGCGATATTCAATATTTCACAGTATGCCGCGCTGGTGGTGTTTAACCCGCTTCTGGGCTGGATAACGCAAGAGGTGAGCTGGGAATACGTGTTCATCGTAATGGGCGTAGTGGGCATCGTTCTGTCGGCGGTGTGGGTGAAAACCATGTACAGCCCGCTGAGCCATCCCCGGGTAAGCCAGAGCGAACTGGCGTACCTGCTGCGGGCGGCGCGTTGGTGGAGATGGACGCCGCGGCGGGACGCAAGGAAGATCGCACGCCGCAGTTAG
- the degP gene encoding serine endoprotease DegP has translation MKKSTLALTALALSLGMALSPVSVFAAETALSNQQLPSLAPMLEKVMPSVVSISVEGSTPITSRQMPDQLKQFFGQNSPLCQDGSPFQASPLCQGGGDDGGEGGSALAQEKFQALGAGVIIDAAKGYVVTNNHVVNDASKIQVQLSDGRKFDAKLIGKDPRSDIALVQLIDFKNLTAIKMADSDQLRVGDYTVAIGNSYGLGETATSGIVSALGRSGLNIENYEKFIQTDAAINRGNSGGALVNLNGELIGINTAILAPDGGNIGIGFAIPSNMVKNLTKQIVEFGQVKRGEIGILGTELTPELAKAMKIDAQRGAFVSQVMPKSAAEKAGVKAGDVIVTMNGKALNSFASFRADISSQPVGTKMTLGLLRDGKPVTVDVTLEQSMQSQVDSGMIFTGIEGAELSNTELDGQKGVWVDNVKAGSTAERVGLKKGDVILGVNQQPVENIGELRKILDTKPNVLALSIRRGDTSLYLLAQ, from the coding sequence ATGAAAAAATCCACGTTGGCCCTGACGGCGCTTGCTCTAAGTTTGGGTATGGCGCTAAGTCCCGTCTCTGTCTTTGCGGCAGAAACCGCCTTGTCCAATCAGCAGTTACCAAGCCTGGCGCCGATGCTTGAAAAGGTCATGCCCTCTGTGGTGAGTATCAGCGTAGAGGGCAGCACGCCGATTACGTCGCGGCAAATGCCCGATCAATTAAAACAATTTTTCGGCCAAAACTCGCCATTATGCCAGGACGGTTCGCCGTTCCAGGCGTCGCCGCTGTGCCAGGGCGGCGGCGATGACGGTGGGGAGGGGGGCAGCGCGCTGGCCCAGGAAAAATTCCAGGCGTTGGGTGCTGGGGTCATTATCGATGCCGCGAAAGGCTATGTGGTGACCAACAATCATGTGGTCAACGACGCTTCCAAAATACAGGTACAGCTCAGCGATGGTCGCAAATTCGATGCCAAGCTTATCGGTAAGGACCCGCGCTCTGATATTGCTCTGGTGCAACTGATCGATTTTAAAAATCTGACCGCCATCAAAATGGCGGACTCCGATCAGCTGCGCGTCGGGGATTATACCGTGGCCATCGGCAATTCCTACGGCCTGGGTGAAACGGCAACGTCTGGGATTGTGTCGGCGCTGGGACGCAGCGGACTGAATATCGAAAATTATGAAAAATTTATTCAGACCGATGCCGCCATTAACCGTGGCAATTCCGGCGGCGCGCTGGTTAATCTTAACGGCGAGCTTATCGGCATTAACACCGCCATTTTGGCGCCGGACGGCGGCAACATCGGTATCGGCTTTGCCATACCGAGCAATATGGTAAAAAATCTGACCAAACAGATCGTCGAATTCGGCCAGGTTAAACGCGGCGAAATCGGCATCCTCGGCACCGAGTTGACGCCAGAACTGGCCAAAGCGATGAAGATCGACGCCCAGCGCGGCGCGTTCGTCAGTCAGGTGATGCCGAAATCCGCCGCGGAGAAAGCCGGAGTCAAGGCGGGAGATGTCATCGTGACCATGAACGGCAAGGCGCTGAACAGCTTCGCCTCGTTTCGGGCAGATATCAGCTCGCAGCCGGTGGGCACCAAAATGACTCTTGGCCTGCTGCGTGACGGTAAACCGGTGACGGTCGATGTTACCCTTGAGCAAAGTATGCAGTCTCAGGTTGACTCCGGAATGATTTTTACCGGTATTGAGGGTGCGGAGCTCAGTAATACCGAGTTGGATGGTCAGAAAGGCGTGTGGGTGGATAACGTGAAAGCTGGCAGCACCGCCGAGCGGGTTGGACTGAAGAAAGGGGATGTCATTTTGGGTGTGAATCAGCAGCCGGTGGAAAATATCGGTGAGCTGCGTAAAATCCTCGACACCAAACCTAACGTACTGGCGCTGAGTATTCGCCGCGGCGATACCTCGTTGTATTTATTGGCGCAATAA
- a CDS encoding AraC family transcriptional regulator: MAPRRIAKIPRITWWLPVMGSVIKASASHPYLCLQLDLDSSELSDLAIRHPAPPRDESPLLAGLTLNKTSPLLLDAAIHLVGPNGCIIRNMVLADSRLNQIARAILWIRTHFREPYRIDNAAEIAGMSRSTFYLHFKAVTTLSPIEFRTHLRLQEAQRLMVSEAADAASAGFQVGYESPSQFSRDYARIFGMYPAKHAHRLR, translated from the coding sequence TTGGCACCACGGCGTATTGCTAAGATCCCGCGCATTACCTGGTGGCTACCGGTGATGGGATCGGTCATCAAGGCCAGCGCAAGCCATCCTTATCTGTGTCTCCAACTCGATCTGGACTCGTCAGAGCTGTCAGACCTCGCGATCCGCCATCCGGCACCCCCCAGGGATGAGAGCCCCCTGCTTGCCGGGTTAACGCTGAACAAAACGTCCCCTCTGTTGCTTGATGCAGCAATCCACCTGGTCGGGCCAAATGGTTGCATTATCAGGAACATGGTCCTGGCGGACAGCCGGCTCAATCAGATTGCCCGTGCGATCCTGTGGATCAGAACACACTTTCGTGAGCCCTATCGTATTGATAACGCTGCCGAGATTGCGGGAATGAGCCGCTCCACCTTTTACCTGCATTTCAAGGCGGTGACGACCTTAAGTCCTATTGAGTTCCGTACGCATCTGCGGCTACAGGAAGCGCAGCGGCTAATGGTGAGTGAGGCCGCCGACGCGGCCAGCGCCGGCTTCCAGGTTGGTTATGAAAGCCCTTCACAGTTCAGCCGTGACTATGCACGCATATTCGGCATGTACCCAGCCAAGCATGCCCACCGGTTGAGATAG
- a CDS encoding aldo/keto reductase: MHAWDFTTTPEEVMRALDDLVRAGKILYVAICNTPAWRISQMQTIADLRGWSPFVALQVKYSLAERSVEHELLPMAQALGVLPWSPLGGGILTGKYRRADLSEANVADVSPTRIGIIASTGHLNTKALDIADVVGEIAVELGASRSQVALAWTLLNPAVVRADCGSAHVGASRRQL, encoded by the coding sequence GTGCATGCCTGGGACTTTACCACGACGCCCGAAGAGGTAATGCGTGCGCTTGATGACTTGGTGCGGGCGGGGAAAATTCTGTATGTGGCCATCTGCAATACACCCGCTTGGCGCATCTCACAGATGCAAACCATCGCTGACCTACGCGGCTGGTCCCCTTTCGTCGCACTACAGGTCAAATACAGTCTGGCCGAGCGATCTGTTGAGCATGAATTGTTGCCGATGGCGCAGGCGCTGGGGGTATTACCCTGGTCTCCGCTCGGCGGGGGTATCTTGACCGGCAAATATCGTCGCGCCGACCTGTCGGAGGCGAACGTCGCCGACGTATCCCCAACCCGAATAGGGATCATTGCCTCTACCGGCCACCTCAACACGAAGGCGCTGGACATCGCCGATGTCGTGGGCGAAATCGCCGTTGAACTGGGGGCCTCGCGCTCGCAGGTGGCGCTGGCGTGGACGCTGCTCAATCCGGCGGTGGTCCGCGCCGATTGTGGGAGCGCGCACGTTGGAGCAAGCCGAAGACAACTTTAA
- the relA gene encoding GTP diphosphokinase → MVAVRSAHLNPAGEFAVDDWVASLGIANPQSSEWLADTWRYCEQRCKDHPDAPLLLWRGIEMVEILSMLSMDNDSLCAALLFPLADAGVVEETVLEAEFGKSIVELVHGVRDMDAIRQLKATHNDSMAPEQVDNVRRMLLAIVEDFRCVVIKLAERIAHLRELKDAPEDERVLAAKESTNIYAPLANRLGIGQLKWELEDFCFRYLHPDEYKRIAKLLHERRIDREQYIEDFVASLRKAMQEEGLKADIYGRPKHIYSIWRKMQKKTLEFDELFDVRAVRVVVERLQDCYAALGIVHTHFRHLPDEFDDYVANPKPNGYQSIHTVVLGPRGKTLEIQIRTRQMHEDAELGVAAHWKYKEGGTALTGGRSGYEQRIAWLRKLLAWQEEMADSGEMLDEVRSQVFDDRVYVFTPKGDVVDLPTGSTPLDFAYHIHSDVGHRCIGAKISGRIVPFTYQLRMGDQVEIITQKHPNPSRDWLNPNLGYVTTSRGRSKIHNWFRKQDRDKNIVAGRQLLEDELEHLGISVREVEKMLLPRYNVNTLDELLASIGGGDVRINQMVNYLQSKLNKPSAEEEDKQALRQLTQKTPPVPRNRDNGRVVVEGVGNLMHHIARCCQPIPGDDITGFITQGRGISIHRADCEQLAELQANAPERIVDAVWGESYSSGYSLVVRVTANDRSGLLRDITTILANEKVNVLGVASRSDVKKQLATIDMDIEIYNQQVLGRVLSKLNQLPDVINARRLHGN, encoded by the coding sequence ATGGTTGCGGTAAGAAGTGCACATTTGAATCCGGCGGGCGAATTTGCCGTGGATGACTGGGTGGCCAGTCTGGGCATCGCCAATCCGCAATCAAGTGAATGGCTGGCCGACACCTGGCGCTATTGCGAGCAGCGGTGCAAGGACCATCCGGATGCCCCCCTGCTGTTGTGGCGCGGCATCGAAATGGTGGAAATCTTGTCCATGCTCAGCATGGACAACGACAGCCTGTGCGCGGCGCTATTGTTCCCGCTGGCCGATGCCGGTGTGGTGGAAGAGACGGTGCTGGAGGCGGAATTCGGCAAGAGCATCGTCGAACTGGTGCACGGCGTGCGCGATATGGACGCCATCCGCCAGTTGAAGGCAACCCATAACGATTCGATGGCGCCGGAGCAAGTGGATAACGTGCGTCGCATGCTGCTGGCGATCGTCGAGGATTTCCGCTGTGTGGTCATCAAGCTCGCCGAACGTATCGCCCATCTGCGCGAACTGAAGGATGCGCCGGAAGACGAACGGGTGCTGGCGGCGAAAGAAAGTACCAATATCTATGCGCCGCTCGCCAATCGTCTCGGCATTGGTCAGTTGAAATGGGAGCTGGAGGATTTCTGTTTCCGTTATTTGCATCCCGATGAATACAAGCGTATCGCCAAGCTGCTGCATGAGCGGCGAATTGACCGCGAACAGTATATTGAGGATTTTGTCGCCTCCCTGCGCAAGGCCATGCAGGAAGAAGGGCTGAAGGCCGATATTTACGGCCGGCCGAAACACATCTACAGCATCTGGCGAAAAATGCAGAAAAAGACGCTGGAATTCGACGAATTGTTCGATGTGCGCGCGGTGCGGGTCGTGGTCGAGCGTCTGCAGGATTGCTATGCCGCGCTCGGCATTGTGCATACGCACTTTCGCCACTTGCCGGACGAGTTCGACGATTACGTCGCCAACCCGAAACCCAACGGCTACCAGTCAATCCATACCGTGGTGCTGGGCCCGCGCGGCAAAACGCTGGAAATCCAGATTCGTACTCGCCAGATGCATGAAGATGCCGAGCTGGGCGTGGCCGCGCACTGGAAGTATAAAGAGGGCGGCACTGCCCTTACCGGCGGTCGCTCCGGCTACGAACAGCGTATCGCCTGGCTGCGCAAGCTGCTGGCCTGGCAGGAAGAGATGGCGGACTCCGGCGAAATGCTCGACGAAGTGCGTAGTCAGGTGTTCGACGATCGCGTGTATGTATTTACGCCTAAAGGAGACGTGGTGGACCTGCCGACCGGATCCACGCCGCTGGATTTCGCCTACCATATCCACAGCGACGTTGGCCACCGCTGTATCGGTGCTAAAATCAGCGGCCGCATCGTGCCGTTTACCTATCAGTTGCGCATGGGCGATCAGGTCGAAATCATCACCCAGAAACACCCGAACCCGAGCCGCGACTGGCTAAATCCTAATTTGGGTTACGTCACCACCAGCCGCGGGCGATCCAAGATCCATAACTGGTTCCGCAAGCAGGATCGGGATAAGAACATTGTCGCCGGGCGTCAACTGCTGGAAGACGAACTGGAACATCTGGGCATCAGCGTGCGCGAGGTGGAAAAAATGCTGCTGCCGCGTTACAACGTCAATACGCTCGATGAACTGCTGGCGTCCATCGGCGGCGGCGACGTGCGCATCAATCAGATGGTCAATTACCTGCAGAGCAAGCTGAACAAGCCCAGCGCCGAAGAGGAAGACAAACAGGCGCTGCGCCAGCTGACGCAGAAAACCCCGCCGGTGCCGCGCAACCGCGACAACGGGCGGGTGGTCGTGGAGGGCGTAGGCAACCTGATGCACCATATCGCCCGCTGCTGCCAGCCGATCCCGGGGGACGATATCACCGGCTTCATCACCCAGGGGCGCGGCATCTCCATTCACCGCGCCGATTGCGAACAGCTGGCGGAGTTGCAAGCCAATGCGCCGGAGCGCATCGTTGACGCGGTGTGGGGCGAGAGCTACTCCAGCGGCTATTCGCTGGTGGTGAGAGTGACCGCCAACGATCGCAGCGGCTTGCTGCGCGATATCACCACCATTCTGGCCAACGAAAAGGTCAACGTGCTGGGCGTGGCCAGCCGCAGCGATGTGAAAAAACAGCTGGCCACCATCGATATGGATATCGAAATCTATAACCAGCAGGTGCTGGGACGGGTGTTGTCGAAACTTAACCAACTGCCGGACGTCATTAACGCGCGCCGGCTGCACGGAAATTGA
- the barA gene encoding two-component sensor histidine kinase BarA, with the protein MTKYSLRARMMILILAPTLFIGLLLSAFFVVHRYNELQHQLVDAGASIIEPLALYSEYGMTFHNSESVRHLVNLLHRHHSDIVRSISLFDANNTLFVTSNYQQNMARLKLPDGAPMPEGLTLLRTGSSLIMRTPIVREDSLPDGEHAYGAASGAIKPLGYITIELDMDAVRLQQYKEAFVSTLLLLLCLCCTGLFAYRMMRDVTGPIRNMVNTVDRIRRGQLDSRVEGYMLGELDMLKNGINAMAMSISAYHEELQQNIDQATSDLRETLEQMEIQNVELDLAKKRAQEAVRIKSKFLANMSHELRTPLNGVIGFTRQTLKTPLSPTQRDYLQTIERSGNHLLSIINDVLDFSKLEAGKLMLETIPFALRAILDEVVILLAHTAHEKGLELILQVQREVPEYVIGDPLRLQQVMTNLIGNAIKFTEQGHIIIRVSCQGHERERVEINVQIRDTGIGIPERQQSQLFQAFRQADASIARRHGGTGLGLVITQKLVHEMGGEITFRSRTGRGSTFWFHIPLQINCHAWVDPHRYDALMHKRLALIETNSASAQATLELLADTPLEVSHYPDLDALGDAQVDILLLGKPVTATLSLPEMRYELLQASGHARCIILALPGSWMVEAELLKQMGADACLTKPVSGQRLLPLLQSPPSPRPSSEPEAGTPCLPLTVMAVDDNPANLKLIGALLQEQVEQTLLCNSAAEAVAYARKKPLDIILMDIQMPEIDGLRAAELIRQLPLHAHTPIVAVTAHTISDERQRLLDAGMVDCLAKPIDEAMLRRLLSRYGIHDPASPAAPREGPSDVRPPPLPSGNQDVSLDWQLALRQAADKPDLAREMLGMLLEFLPEIKQRVEAVASGAHDEHIGSLIHKLHGSCSYSGVPRLRRLCANIEQQLRSGFEVAALEPKWLEMLDEIENVRIAARAWLSG; encoded by the coding sequence ATGACCAAATACAGCTTGCGTGCGCGAATGATGATACTGATCCTGGCTCCGACGCTTTTCATTGGCTTACTGCTCAGCGCGTTTTTTGTCGTCCACCGCTACAACGAACTCCAACATCAGTTGGTCGACGCCGGCGCCAGTATTATCGAGCCGCTGGCGCTGTACAGCGAATACGGCATGACGTTTCACAATAGCGAATCAGTACGCCACCTGGTCAATTTGCTGCATCGCCACCACTCTGATATTGTGCGGTCCATCTCGCTGTTCGATGCTAACAATACGCTGTTCGTTACCTCCAATTATCAACAAAATATGGCGCGGCTGAAGTTGCCGGACGGCGCGCCGATGCCCGAAGGATTGACCCTGCTACGCACCGGCTCATCGCTCATCATGCGTACCCCCATCGTGCGCGAGGACAGTCTGCCTGACGGCGAGCACGCTTATGGCGCGGCCAGCGGCGCCATAAAACCGCTTGGTTATATCACCATCGAACTGGATATGGACGCGGTACGGCTGCAACAATATAAAGAGGCATTCGTTTCCACGCTGCTACTGCTTCTGTGTCTTTGCTGCACCGGGTTGTTCGCCTACCGTATGATGCGCGATGTTACCGGCCCTATCCGCAACATGGTCAACACCGTCGACCGTATCCGCCGCGGCCAATTGGACAGCCGGGTGGAAGGCTACATGCTCGGCGAGCTGGACATGCTGAAAAACGGCATTAACGCCATGGCGATGTCCATTAGCGCCTACCACGAAGAGTTGCAGCAAAATATCGATCAGGCCACGTCGGATTTGCGCGAAACCCTGGAGCAAATGGAAATCCAGAACGTCGAACTGGATCTGGCGAAAAAACGTGCTCAGGAGGCAGTGCGCATCAAATCAAAGTTCCTGGCGAATATGTCTCACGAGCTGCGCACGCCGCTGAATGGCGTCATCGGCTTCACTCGTCAGACGTTGAAAACACCGCTCTCCCCTACCCAGCGCGATTATCTGCAAACCATTGAGCGCTCGGGTAATCACTTGCTCAGCATCATTAACGATGTACTGGATTTCTCCAAACTGGAAGCCGGCAAACTGATGCTGGAAACGATCCCCTTCGCGCTACGCGCCATTCTCGATGAGGTGGTGATCCTACTGGCTCATACCGCCCATGAAAAGGGGCTGGAGCTGATCTTACAGGTGCAGCGCGAGGTGCCGGAATATGTCATCGGCGATCCGCTGCGGCTGCAACAGGTGATGACCAACCTTATCGGCAACGCTATTAAATTTACCGAGCAGGGGCATATCATCATTCGCGTCAGCTGCCAGGGCCACGAGCGGGAGCGCGTGGAAATCAACGTACAAATCCGCGATACCGGCATCGGTATTCCTGAGCGCCAGCAATCGCAGCTGTTCCAAGCTTTCCGTCAGGCCGATGCCAGTATTGCCCGCCGGCACGGCGGTACCGGTCTGGGGCTGGTGATTACGCAAAAACTGGTGCACGAAATGGGCGGGGAGATCACTTTCCGCAGCCGCACCGGACGAGGATCCACCTTTTGGTTCCATATTCCGTTGCAGATCAACTGTCACGCCTGGGTCGATCCGCACCGCTACGACGCCCTGATGCATAAGCGTCTCGCGCTTATCGAGACCAATAGCGCCTCGGCCCAGGCCACCCTCGAACTGCTGGCGGATACGCCCCTTGAGGTCAGCCATTACCCGGACCTGGACGCGCTGGGGGATGCGCAGGTGGATATTCTGCTTCTCGGTAAACCGGTCACCGCGACACTATCGCTGCCGGAAATGCGCTATGAGCTGTTGCAGGCCAGCGGCCATGCCCGTTGTATTATCCTGGCGCTGCCGGGCTCCTGGATGGTAGAGGCAGAGCTGCTGAAACAAATGGGCGCGGACGCCTGTCTGACCAAACCGGTATCCGGCCAGCGCCTGCTTCCCTTGTTGCAATCGCCCCCCTCACCGCGGCCAAGCAGCGAGCCCGAGGCCGGCACGCCCTGCCTGCCGCTGACCGTAATGGCGGTGGATGATAATCCCGCCAATCTCAAGCTTATCGGCGCGTTGCTGCAAGAGCAGGTGGAGCAGACCCTCTTGTGTAACAGCGCCGCCGAGGCTGTTGCCTACGCCCGTAAAAAACCGCTAGATATTATCTTGATGGATATCCAAATGCCGGAAATCGACGGTCTGCGCGCCGCGGAGCTGATTCGCCAGTTGCCGCTGCATGCCCATACGCCGATTGTGGCGGTCACCGCCCATACCATTAGCGACGAACGCCAGCGGCTGCTGGATGCCGGCATGGTGGATTGTCTGGCCAAACCTATCGATGAAGCGATGCTGCGCCGATTGTTGTCGCGTTACGGTATTCACGACCCTGCGTCGCCTGCGGCGCCGCGTGAGGGACCAAGCGACGTCCGCCCGCCGCCGCTGCCTTCCGGCAATCAAGATGTATCGCTTGATTGGCAGCTGGCGCTGCGCCAGGCGGCGGATAAGCCGGATCTGGCACGGGAGATGCTGGGTATGCTGCTCGAATTTCTGCCCGAGATCAAACAGCGTGTAGAAGCGGTGGCGAGCGGCGCGCACGACGAGCATATCGGCAGCCTGATCCATAAACTGCACGGCAGTTGCAGCTATAGCGGCGTGCCGCGGCTGCGGCGTTTGTGCGCCAATATTGAGCAACAGCTGCGCAGCGGCTTCGAGGTCGCGGCATTGGAGCCGAAGTGGCTGGAAATGCTTGATGAGATTGAGAATGTCCGCATCGCCGCCCGTGCCTGGCTGAGCGGCTAG
- the dgt gene encoding dGTPase: protein MSEIDFSHKISFQRSYSPAIRAQDDYAIIRQFESDRGRIINSAAIRRLQQKTQVFPLERNAAVRSRLTHSLEVQQVGRHIVKEIFHHLKNDGRIGALGLSQLEAPCESMVEMACLMHDIGNPPFGHFGEAAINDWFRRWLDIAGLEQDALGNDRCQVASLRLRAGDEDNNALRSRIRLDLCHFEGNAQAIRMVHSLLKLNLTYAQVGCILKYTRPAYWHGPAPAPFSYLMKKPGFYLAEEEYVQTLRRELSLGEFHRFPLTYIMEAADDISYCIADLEDAVEKKIFTVEQLYLFLQKEWGSVVKGDLFDKVIGQAFNKIRRYQGLRSGDQFFMYLRVNTVARLVPHAAQRFLDNLAPIYDGRFNQALLEDSSPAFRLLKIFKSVAFKHVFNHLEVEQLELQGYRVISGLLEIYNPLLEMSQADFQRLVTEDYHPAHPIASRLYHKLSAKHRLAYGEAMETVNRYPAGQQSMMEFYYRARLIQDYISGMTDLYAWDEYRRLMAAE from the coding sequence ATGTCCGAAATCGACTTCAGTCATAAAATCAGTTTTCAACGTTCCTATAGTCCGGCGATCAGGGCCCAGGATGATTATGCCATTATTCGCCAGTTTGAAAGCGACCGCGGGCGGATCATCAATTCCGCCGCCATACGCCGGCTTCAGCAAAAAACCCAGGTTTTTCCGCTGGAGCGCAATGCCGCGGTACGTTCGCGCCTGACGCATTCGCTGGAAGTACAGCAGGTGGGTCGCCATATCGTGAAAGAGATATTTCATCATCTCAAAAACGACGGGCGCATTGGCGCACTGGGATTATCGCAACTGGAAGCGCCCTGCGAGAGTATGGTCGAAATGGCCTGCCTGATGCACGATATCGGCAATCCGCCGTTCGGCCATTTTGGCGAAGCGGCGATCAATGACTGGTTTCGTCGCTGGCTGGATATCGCCGGTCTGGAACAGGATGCGCTCGGCAATGACCGCTGCCAGGTAGCCAGCCTGCGCCTGCGCGCCGGCGACGAAGACAACAATGCGCTGCGCAGCCGTATCCGCCTCGACCTGTGCCATTTTGAAGGCAACGCCCAGGCCATCCGTATGGTCCATAGCCTGCTGAAGCTTAATTTGACCTATGCGCAGGTCGGCTGCATTCTCAAATACACCCGTCCGGCCTACTGGCATGGGCCGGCCCCGGCGCCCTTCAGCTATTTGATGAAAAAGCCCGGCTTTTATCTGGCGGAAGAGGAGTATGTCCAGACGCTGCGCCGCGAATTATCCCTGGGTGAATTCCACCGCTTTCCGCTGACGTATATTATGGAAGCCGCCGATGATATTTCGTATTGCATTGCCGATCTGGAAGACGCGGTGGAGAAAAAAATCTTTACCGTGGAACAATTGTACCTATTCCTGCAAAAAGAATGGGGCAGCGTCGTCAAAGGCGATTTGTTCGATAAAGTCATCGGCCAGGCGTTTAATAAAATAAGGCGTTATCAAGGATTGCGCAGTGGCGACCAGTTTTTTATGTATTTACGGGTCAATACCGTGGCGCGACTGGTGCCCCACGCGGCGCAGCGTTTTCTGGATAATCTGGCGCCTATTTACGACGGCCGTTTCAATCAGGCGCTGCTGGAGGACTCAAGTCCGGCGTTTCGGTTGTTAAAGATATTTAAAAGTGTTGCTTTTAAGCATGTGTTCAATCATCTGGAAGTAGAGCAGCTGGAACTACAGGGCTACCGTGTGATAAGCGGCCTGCTGGAAATTTATAATCCCCTGCTCGAGATGTCGCAGGCGGATTTTCAGCGGTTGGTGACGGAGGACTACCATCCCGCGCATCCCATCGCCAGCCGGCTGTATCATAAACTGTCCGCCAAGCATCGTTTGGCTTATGGCGAAGCCATGGAAACGGTCAACCGCTATCCCGCCGGGCAGCAATCCATGATGGAATTTTATTATCGCGCCCGTTTGATTCAAGATTATATTAGCGGAATGACCGATCTTTATGCCTGGGATGAATATCGTCGGTTGATGGCGGCCGAGTAG
- a CDS encoding aldo/keto reductase, with the protein MTFGTEWGWGCDEGEAKRIFDAYVDRGGNFIDTAVNYTNGSSEKILGRIIKDKRGRIVLSTKFTMAREQGNPNSGGNHRYNLVRSVVGQFAPTRHGSHRTSARACLGLYHDARRGNACA; encoded by the coding sequence ATGACCTTCGGCACCGAATGGGGCTGGGGCTGCGACGAGGGAGAGGCAAAGCGCATCTTCGATGCCTATGTTGATCGCGGCGGCAATTTCATTGATACCGCAGTCAACTACACCAACGGCAGCTCCGAGAAAATCCTGGGGAGGATTATCAAGGACAAGCGAGGCCGTATCGTCCTGTCAACCAAGTTCACCATGGCCCGCGAGCAGGGCAACCCAAATTCGGGCGGCAATCATCGCTACAACCTTGTCCGCTCGGTAGTAGGACAGTTTGCTCCAACTCGACACGGATCGCATCGAACTTCTGCACGTGCATGCCTGGGACTTTACCACGACGCCCGAAGAGGTAATGCGTGCGCTTGA
- a CDS encoding AraC family transcriptional regulator N-terminal domain-containing protein, which yields MPVIYGPMLCLVAQGTKQASLGTTAYC from the coding sequence ATGCCGGTGATCTATGGCCCGATGCTCTGTCTGGTCGCCCAGGGGACGAAGCAAGCATCCCTTGGCACCACGGCGTATTGCTAA